From a single Oncorhynchus tshawytscha isolate Ot180627B linkage group LG29, Otsh_v2.0, whole genome shotgun sequence genomic region:
- the tmem14ca gene encoding transmembrane protein 14C, with translation MTDWAGYGYAALIASGGAMGYVKAGSVPSLAAGLLFGGLAGVGAYQISQDPKNIWVSLVTSGALAGVMGKRFYGSRKIMPAGMMAAASILMVGKLSVGMLLQKPQES, from the exons ATGACTGATTGGGCTGGATATGGGTATGCAGCCCTCATTGCATCCGGGGGAGCGATGGGCTATGTCAAAGCAG GCAGTGTCCCCTCTTTGGCAGCAGGTCTTCTATTTGGGGGCCTAGCTGGGGTTGGTGCCTACCAGATATCACAAGATCCCAAAAATATTTGGGTGTCACTAG TCACATCAGGAGCCCTGGCAGGTGTGATGGGAAAGAGATTCTACGGCTCCAGGAAGATTATGCCTGCTGGAATGATGGCAGCAGCAAG TATCCTTATGGTGGGAAAGCTCAGTGTTGGAATGCTGCTGCAGAAGCCCCAGGAGTCATAA